A window of Acropora muricata isolate sample 2 chromosome 6, ASM3666990v1, whole genome shotgun sequence genomic DNA:
CCCCAGTTATTATGCAAGGACAGTGTTTGGGTTTCGGGCAAAACTCAGCAAAAAGCCTGTGTTTAGATTAAGGAAGTCATAGTGTCACCAGCAGTTCTGGTATACATTGAAATTCAAACCATCCGACGATTATTCCAGGGGATGCCTCCAACACTAGAATTGGTGCGGTACTACTTCAAGTTCAGGATAATGGGGAGCGTTATCGGTCCGGATCTCTCAGCGAGACCGAGAGGCGCTACGCTGTCTTCTAGAAGGAAGCCCTTGCGGTAACGTGGACCAGTGAGAAGTTTTCTGATTACGTACTGCGCCTACCTTTCTTTCTATAAACTGATCACAAACCGCTTACAGAACTCCTGAAGCCATCAAAGCTCTCAAAGATGCGTACTCTTATCCTGCGTTTCCGCATGAGACTTATGAGATGGGACTACCAAGTTCAACATGTGCCAGGGAAGCAGCGAGTCGCCGCACACACGCTCTCAGGTGCTCCCGTTAGCCTCCCAAAGCAAGAGGACAACCTGCTTGCGGCAGAAGTGGAATCCTCCTCAACTATGACACAGCAAACGGATTACAACAGGTAAGAGACGCACAGAAGACATAGGAAGAATGCTCTCTAGTACGATCGTACTGCCTTCAGGAGTGGCCCTCTTACATGCCTTACCAGCCCGCACTACTACGCCCATACTGGGAAAGCAGAAGCTACCTCACGATGGTTGATGACCTATTCATGTATTTGCATTTCTGTCTGGTGGCCACGCAGATTGGGGATTCAATGAGCCTATGTGTCACATGAGCCAAAGAACTACAACGCCAAGAGAATTGCTTGTGCCCTCGTCCTTTTTATCTTACCCCTGGGAAAGAACTGCAACACCCCTATATTAAcctaatgaaagaaaatgcatcACCTAGTAGGTTATCACTCACGGTGGTTCGAAATCAAGGAACTCCCTGATGAGACGTCTCACGCAGTTACAAAAATGTTGCCACACACGGCGTCCCAGATGTCATAATGTCCGGCAACGGGCCACAGTAAAGCTCGGAGGCTTTTCGACAGTTTGCAAAAGCAAACCACTTCACTCATAGGACAAGTTCACCAAGGTACCATCAGGCGAATGTTGAGGTTGAGAGAGCGATTCGCTCAGCAAATTTTATACTCTTAACTGACAGGTCAATCCCCTAAAGAAGGGCTACTCGACCAGTGAACTACTAACTGGAGGCCTCCTGCAAACACATTTAGCAAACCATCCAGCCATATTTGTACCCCAACTTACAGATAAAAGACCGCCAGCTGGGGGAGGAAAAAGAATTTGATGACTCATCTCAGTTGAACCAGACAGTGCAACTTTGAGAAGTGTCAAGGGAACTGCCAATGCTTGAATCGCGTGACCGAGTCTGGATAAGATATCAAGATCGGTATCAAGATATCAAGATCCTTGCTGCAGGGAAAACCCAGAAACCCCGAGCTTACTTGTCATTACAAAAAAGGGGGGTATGCAACCACACCACTCTGCCTTAATGGTCACAGCAACATCAGCTCGAACCAACCCGGTCAGGAAGGTCTGTTAGGCCTCCCGAACGCCTAACTCTTTAGTTGAACATTGCACTTTGTGTGCTTTCGGGATTTAAATAAACATTGTGTTGCTATTTTAATTGTACTGTTGCTGCTTAGTTGCATTTTGATAACTTTCTCTTCTAACGAGGGGGTCGGGAGGGGACTGAGAAATTGGTAAACCTGTGCGACCGGCTTAATGAACCTCTTTGTGTTCCTCGATGCCTGTCTTCTTCCTCGCCTAGTACCACAAATCTATCTGGGAAAAGATTGACCTCAAGCCCCAGAACGTGCCCTTTCTACTGTACGTGGTCTAATCGAGAAATTTCTTTAACGGGCGGAATGAGACGATTCAACAATTGCCAAAAAAGTCTCTCTATTAAAAAAATAGCGCATCAGATCAAGTTGATACCACGCACATCTGCTAGATTATCGCGTTAATCAGTGGTGCATGCTTGGGAATGCGATTTTCCATCCCAATACTCCCTTTTTCCATTTCCGCTGAGCTAAATCTTCTTATAACAGGGCCCCGAGCCATTTGTCTACGAAAAGCGGCTTAAAACCTTTCGCCAACCCCTTCTTAATTTTAGAGTCGCATCAGTGTATTGAATCCAGAAGATGCAGTGCTGTTGTCGATGGTTTAGTTAGCTACTTACATTTTCTTTAGTTGAGAGTGTTtacaatcatttttttcattaatggCAGAGGAGATGTTCGTCTCGTGTCTGCGTGTCTTCATCTGTATTAGCTTTCAAGTCCTTATCTATAtcagaaaataaattaaatttctaaAAGAGGTTGTGACCTCATTCCCGTTATCAGTGATGGCATCGATAGCTTGAATATAGAGTTTTAAAAGAACAACCTTCTCGTATTGCTTGCtctttgctgcaaataaaattttaaccGTACGGCTCCGTAGTGACCGCCTCCTCGTCAAGCGAGCTTTGCCGGCTAACATCTCAAGTGCAACTAAAGGTACCTTTCATAACGTTAACATGACAACAGAAAAGGGCAGAATGTGTTGACGACAGGCATAAAATAGAAACAGTAAGTCAATTCCTTTGGAGTATACATCAAACTCTTAAATTGAATCCGAAGAAAAAGGTAGTTGACGAATCCCTCAGAAGAAAGAGGGAGTAGAGGAGCCCTGTGTCGAGCAAAATTGCAAAGGGAGTTTAGGAAGTCAGAGTCGTAAATGaaacataataataaataatgttgGCTTTAATTAATTAAACCAGGCTCCTGATTAAACCCTCAGCGACAAAAAAATAATCGAGTTGCAAGAGCGGCAGGCGGCACGCACTGCATGCCATCATAAGCACAGATAATTGCTATTCTCTGAAAACCTACATCGGGACCAAAACAAATTTAGATTTTGACGACATATTAGAGGGGTCATTTTTCTGTCTCTACTACTCGCGTGTCAATCGTCAACAATGTAGAACGTGAGCAAGGTGTAAGGGTAATCGTTCTGTTTTGAAATGAAATCAGCTTTCGTGGTTAAACGTCGAAGTTCTTGCTCTCCATGAAATGCAACATTAACAGcaaccaacaacaacaagcataaaaataaaaaacaaaacaaagcgaaaaaaacaacaagaaaagagaAGTAAAAAGTCGTTGATAGGAAAGATTGAACTTGATCTGGTGGCAGATCGAAATCAGTAATCGGTAAAAGCTGTGACATTTGAGTGAGCCTTCAAGTGGTATAACTGGTATTTCCGATACAAATGGAAGTTCCAACTAAAAATAAGACAAACCTGTTTCGTATACTTTATAAACACCCTTCTCCGTAGTGGATGAGCATGAAAACCGTTGCATCAATTGCCTGAGCGAACAACTGTGTGCATACTGCAATCTAAGGCTTTGAGACTTCCTGGAAAGTCCAAAAAGACCAAACAGGCGTTTATTTACGCTTCCCAATGTGTGATCTCTCGCGACTTGCCCATTCCATTCTCGTGGTATTGTTAAGGCATGCTGCCGAAAGCCATCCATCCAAAAAAGGACTTGTTGTGTCTTCTTTAAATTAATGAAACGTTTATATTATGTTAGGTGTGAAGTTCAAATCTtgaccctttttttttctcggcGAGAATGCGTCGCGGTGTTTCTGTGGTAATTAAAACCTGACAGATTTAAAGCATACCATAACAATTTAACAAGCGTTGTTTGTCCTCGTTATTGGATATGAGAATAGCCGCATAGGTTTTATTCGTAAGCAGACCAAAGAGATTATTATCTAAAGGTACATGGGTAGTACTTGAAAAGCTGACTTGCAACAAAGAGCAATGCGCTATTGTTGACACGGATTTAACAACACACAGTTTCACGTGCAGTTTTCTCGATAACGAGGTAAACCGCAAGATTAAATGTAATTAAGGAGGGAGCCATAGCGAGCTTCTAACAAGAGCAGGTCTGCCAAGCCTGAATTAACAACGGTTACAAAACATCGCCATTTTAATGTATAAAGTAAAAAACGGGCTTGTGCCCAGTTATATAACAGAAATATTTAATCTAACCCGGAAACAATCTGAGTAACGCTGATTTTAATATGCCAAGTATTCGCACGGTGTATTATGGAAGCGTTCTTTACGATATTTTGGGCGCCACCATTGGAACAAACTAGACAAAATTGATAGATAGAGGCTAAATGTTAAGAATTTTAAAAGCAGCATTAATGGTAAAGACTTATCACACATAATAGACAATTGTATGACCTGTGATATTTGCTGCTTGGCcgtttcaacttttgcattttatGTAAATATTTGATATGTCTTAAGCCGTTACAtacatttcatttatttatttatctatttattttatgcataattaattacattttctttaattttaattttagccAAGGTATgcttcattatgcaaatattgTCCCCAATTAGTTTTTCCTGAGCTAAATGAAgtctatcatcatcatcatcatcatcatcatcatcatcatcattatcatcatcatccatCATCGGTATTCTAGCCGTACACGAGAAAGTTTGCAAGCGGCCGATGCACTAAAAAATAACAAGCCCGTCCTAATAACGATTACTCCGTTAAGCGTTCTGTCATGGCCGAAGATTAAACTGTAGACGGAGTGGCGAGGCGATCGAGCAGACTGAAAAACACAGAACTATAATTATGGACCTCGATTCGAGTCCTCCATTtgggtttgttttctttgcaacagCGAAGAGTTTCTACAGCAACTGATTTTTATATTCACAAGTAGACTTTGTACATATTAACACAGTTCTGTCTACTTCATTTCAATTATTGTTCGAAGTCATTTGTAGAAGGTCAAGTTTTGTCACCGAGCTCGTTTCCGATAAACAGCAAACAATTGAAATTGCTTTTCTTTGACCAAAGAAACCGTGCGCTAAAAGGCGGaaatatttggaaaaaaattatgtatTTATTACAGACAACCATCTACCATTTCCCTTTTCACACGAGAGCAAcgcaaatgttttcttttcttcttcctttttttttttttcagttaagaTCGTTGACATAAAATGGAAACGTCGGCATTGCTGCAGTCACTTCTACTGTTTTCGCAAGTTATACCTGGAATCTTCATTTTAGCAACCCCAGACTGTCCTGCTTCCTGGTGCAAAACAGCGGGAGACTGTCCCGAGCCAAAGAACGCATGCCCATCAGTGACAGGTTGCCGAACCGCTGTAGTAAAAGACAAATGCGGCTTTTGTAGGGTGTGTCTGAAGGCTATTGGCGAGTCTTGCAGAAGAAAACCTTTTAAGCTACAGGATGATATGTGTGAAAGAGGCTTGGTTTGCAAAGCAAGCGATGATGAATGGTATTGTGCAAACATGGCacctgaaaatatcaaaattggtAGATGTGAAAAAGGTTTGTGCACATCTTTTAAGCCAAAGGTTGACCCACTCAAAACATTAATAATGACTGGGCATTACTGTGGAATATGCCGCAGTAGTGGGAGAGTCAAAACACTCTTCTACCAAATATGTCTGATCTTCAATTCCTGAAATCGGTGTCTACATATCATTTGTATTATGAGTTATTTGTGTTAGGAGTTCATAAATAGGAACTTTAAAATTTATATCTCATACTGGAGTTCGTAGTCAATCTTTTCCTGCGAGTAGAATTATTTTCAGAACGAGGTGCAGTAACAGTGAAATAGTCAATCACAGAAGAGCTATGAAAATGGATGTTAAACGTCATCTGTCGCCCTGCGAAGCTTTTGACCATAGAAAGAACTTCTATAGTCAggaaaaggttgactcaagGTAGGGATGTGAGTAGAGAGTCCTCCCTATGGGCCCCTGTTTGTGTTAACTGTGCTTCCAGTTGTTTTTCTCGTGGCAAACCTCCCTCATGAGCACCCACCGATAACATCAGTTACGCAGTACTGATGCCTTCACGTGGCAAAAATGCAGATAGACTGGCAAGAAATTCTTGTATAGTCCTGGCCACTGCAGCTGGTTGATGTTTTGTACCTTCTAAATTATTGTTTGACTTGCTGGACTTTATCCATCTACTGgcatctttgtttttaattcgcgtaggcttccttgttaaAATGATTCACTTTTATATCAGAGCCTTGTTTTGGACGTTGACACTAATGTTCTATGCGTTGCGCTCCCCTCAGTTCGTGTCACGttgatttattttcttattcAGCCGAGACGAAGCGGTGTTACGATTTGGTCACAAAGACGTTTTATCGAACCGGGGAAATCTGGACGCGCGGGGAATTTGCGTGTGCTGCTTGTGTCTGCAAACAAAACGGCCTGGTGAACTGCTGGGATATAAAGTGCAAAGTTCCTAGATGCCAGGCCACCGCGCGGGTGGAAGGAAGATGCTGCAGATTCTGTTTTGAAAACATCACTGCTAAAGGTCTGTGAAGAATTCAAATTAAGAATAGAATTGAGACTGACGGAAAATTTCGAAATTAACTGTGGTACCGCGCCGCAACCTCGCTCCTAGGGCTTTTTCCCTAGGGAAATGGGTAGGGCACAATTCTTCCAGGTTCATGTAGGGTCACTGATGAATGAAATTCAGTCCAACTGCATGGCACTGCTCATacatgttgcaacatacatgAAGGCGTTTGTACAATGATTTCGTTTTCTTACCACTTTCAGTGTGCAAGTTTCATGGcaaggtgttcttcaaaaacgaaATAATTGTGCTGGAAGATCATCGCTCCATCTGGTAGGAATAATGTAACAACAGTTGTCGACGTCATTGTTGAATTATGCTCCCAGGTAGAGACATGATTTTTGTCGGCATTGTTGGAAAGGCGTGATCCTTTCTTGATCTAGACCCAAGTTAACGGATTGCCTAAGGAAAATAAGAGGTTCTGGTCTTTCCACCGAGTAACATTTTTAATCCCTTAATTGGTAACCATCAGAGGATGCTTCGTGTTGTGCGCATTGCGAGTGAGGCTGGAGTCTTAATCTCCCATCTCCGGAGTTCAAAATTGATTTCCAGCTAATTACAACTATTTGTGGTGTTTCTTTACAGGATCATTATCACGGAGCTGGTGACAGTGGCTCCGTGTGTTTGCACTCGGCTCGCTTCGCCCTTTCGTCATTTTGTCTTCGGTTACAACTGCAAGGGGGATGATTAACTAGCCAataatttgcttgtttgtttgcctgGCGACCCCGGTTAGGCACTGTGACAGAGGGGGGAGTGGTGTTTTAGACACCAATA
This region includes:
- the LOC136920048 gene encoding cysteine-rich motor neuron 1 protein-like, with the protein product METSALLQSLLLFSQVIPGIFILATPDCPASWCKTAGDCPEPKNACPSVTGCRTAVVKDKCGFCRVCLKAIGESCRRKPFKLQDDMCERGLVCKASDDEWYCANMAPENIKIGRCEKAETKRCYDLVTKTFYRTGEIWTRGEFACAACVCKQNGLVNCWDIKCKVPRCQATARVEGRCCRFCFENITAKVCKFHGKVFFKNEIIVLEDHRSICKCEGSRGWECEQDPRQPMVPLKERPACVNPLSNKAYMEGEIWTVSDCAHCICGDSQTGNCSSVRCPRPWCKDPFKMKGRCCPVCPREYARACHFQGVKYFHRELIVLPDRCTLCTCSYSRWQCYSDRCKLTELIKEPLRMR